Proteins encoded within one genomic window of uncultured Fusobacterium sp.:
- a CDS encoding SDR family NAD(P)-dependent oxidoreductase, whose product MYNESRVKGKIALITGATSGIGKACAFALANLGMNLIITGRRENLLHDIKEDLEKNFSIKVFPIQLDVRDSKEVQEKLGSLPKEWKDIDVLINNAGLALGLDKLYTNTSEDISTVIDTNVKGLLYVTNTIVPHMIERDVPATIINMGSVAGDAAYAGGAVYCASKAAVKILSDGLRIDLVDTKIKVTDVKPGLVETDFSLVRFKGDQERAKKVYQGIEPLTPENIAETVAYIANLPANVHIAEITIVCNNQADGRTIFKK is encoded by the coding sequence ATGTACAATGAAAGTAGAGTTAAGGGGAAAATTGCCTTAATAACAGGAGCAACAAGTGGAATTGGTAAAGCTTGTGCTTTTGCTTTAGCAAATCTTGGAATGAATTTGATAATTACTGGTAGAAGAGAAAATCTTTTACATGATATAAAAGAGGATTTAGAAAAAAATTTTTCTATAAAAGTTTTTCCTATCCAATTAGATGTTAGAGATTCTAAAGAGGTTCAAGAAAAATTAGGTTCTTTGCCTAAAGAGTGGAAAGATATTGATGTTCTTATTAACAATGCTGGATTAGCTTTAGGATTAGATAAATTATACACTAACACTTCTGAAGATATTTCAACAGTTATTGATACAAATGTCAAAGGCTTACTTTATGTAACAAATACTATTGTTCCTCATATGATTGAAAGAGATGTTCCAGCTACTATAATCAATATGGGATCTGTAGCAGGAGATGCTGCTTATGCTGGTGGAGCTGTTTATTGTGCTTCTAAAGCTGCTGTTAAAATTTTATCTGATGGTTTAAGAATAGATTTAGTTGATACTAAAATCAAAGTTACAGATGTTAAGCCTGGTCTTGTTGAAACTGATTTTAGTCTAGTTAGATTTAAAGGAGATCAAGAAAGAGCTAAAAAAGTGTATCAAGGTATTGAACCACTAACTCCTGAAAATATTGCCGAAACTGTAGCTTATATAGCTAATCTACCTGCTAATGTACATATTGCTGAAATAACAATAGTTTGTAACAATCAAGCTGATGGACGTACAATTTTTAAAAAATAA
- a CDS encoding single-stranded DNA-binding protein: MNIVVLVGRLTRDPELKFGQSGKAYSRFSLAVDRPFSKGEADFINCVAFGKTAELIGEYLRKGRKVGVNGRLQMNRFEMNGEKRTSYDVLVESIEFLESKGSSDSMGGYEPEYSTPAPKSTPKEVEEIPYEDDDEFPF; encoded by the coding sequence ATGAATATTGTTGTTTTAGTGGGAAGATTAACAAGAGACCCTGAATTAAAATTTGGACAAAGTGGAAAAGCTTATTCAAGATTTTCATTAGCAGTTGATAGACCTTTCTCAAAAGGAGAAGCTGATTTTATAAATTGTGTAGCTTTTGGTAAAACAGCTGAATTAATAGGAGAATATTTAAGAAAAGGAAGAAAAGTTGGAGTTAATGGAAGACTTCAAATGAATAGATTTGAAATGAATGGAGAAAAAAGAACATCTTATGATGTTTTAGTTGAGTCAATTGAATTCTTAGAATCTAAAGGTTCTTCAGATTCTATGGGAGGATATGAACCTGAATATTCAACTCCTGCACCTAAATCAACTCCTAAAGAAGTTGAAGAGATACCTTACGAAGATGATGATGAATTCCCATTCTAA
- a CDS encoding AbgT family transporter, which yields MEKQNIEKKGFVNKFLDFIEVGGNKLPHPVTLFFLFCVVIILISGLAAKMGVSVTYEALNKATGNFEETTVKVRSLMTGDGIRYIFNSMIKNFTGFAPLGTVLIGIIGIGVCEGSGLMAALIKKIVMSTPKRAITAVVVFAGVMSNIASDAGYVVLVPLGAVIFLSFGRHPLAGLAAAFAGVSGGFSANLLLGTTDPLLGGITTEAAKLLNHNYFVDATANYYFMFISTFLITILGTFITEKIIEPRLGKYEGENELDMKNISESEKKGLKAAFLVMIVFVIIMAICTIPENAVFRENGTLKAWTSSGLITSMMLFFLLPGIVYGYVAGTIKNDKDVAKLMAKALGGMGGYMAIVFTASQFIAYFGYTNLGTVIAVSGASMLKSIGFTGLPLIVSFVFLTGFINLFMGSASAKWAIMAPVFVPMFMQLGYTPEFTQLAYRIGDSSTNIISPLMSYFAMAVAFMQKYKKDGGMGTLISLMLPYSMCFLIGWTMLMIVWFLIGLPIGPGIGIHM from the coding sequence ATGGAAAAACAAAATATTGAAAAGAAAGGATTTGTAAATAAGTTTTTAGACTTTATTGAAGTAGGGGGAAATAAACTACCACATCCAGTGACGCTGTTTTTCTTATTTTGTGTAGTTATTATTTTAATTTCAGGATTAGCAGCTAAAATGGGAGTTTCAGTAACTTATGAAGCTTTAAATAAAGCAACTGGAAACTTTGAAGAAACAACTGTAAAAGTAAGATCTTTGATGACAGGAGATGGAATTAGATATATTTTTAATTCAATGATAAAAAACTTTACAGGATTTGCACCATTAGGAACTGTATTAATTGGAATTATAGGTATAGGTGTATGTGAAGGTAGTGGACTTATGGCAGCACTTATTAAAAAAATTGTAATGTCAACTCCTAAAAGAGCAATCACAGCTGTAGTTGTATTTGCTGGAGTTATGTCTAATATAGCTTCTGACGCTGGATATGTTGTTCTTGTTCCATTGGGAGCTGTAATTTTCCTATCTTTTGGAAGACATCCATTAGCTGGATTAGCAGCAGCTTTCGCTGGAGTATCAGGGGGATTCTCAGCTAACCTTTTATTAGGAACTACAGATCCATTACTTGGAGGAATTACAACAGAAGCAGCTAAATTATTAAACCATAATTATTTTGTAGATGCTACAGCTAACTATTATTTTATGTTTATTTCAACTTTCTTAATTACTATATTAGGAACATTTATTACTGAAAAAATAATTGAACCAAGATTAGGAAAGTATGAAGGTGAAAATGAGCTAGATATGAAAAATATCTCAGAAAGTGAGAAAAAAGGATTAAAAGCAGCATTTTTAGTTATGATAGTATTTGTAATTATAATGGCTATTTGCACAATTCCAGAAAATGCTGTATTTAGAGAAAATGGAACTCTTAAAGCTTGGACTTCAAGTGGACTTATTACTTCAATGATGTTATTCTTCTTACTACCTGGAATAGTTTATGGATATGTAGCTGGAACTATAAAAAATGATAAAGATGTTGCTAAATTAATGGCTAAAGCCTTAGGTGGTATGGGTGGATATATGGCAATTGTATTTACAGCTTCTCAATTTATAGCATACTTTGGTTATACAAACTTAGGTACTGTTATAGCTGTAAGTGGAGCTAGTATGTTAAAATCAATTGGATTTACAGGACTTCCACTAATAGTTTCATTTGTATTCTTAACTGGATTTATAAATCTATTTATGGGATCAGCTTCAGCAAAATGGGCAATTATGGCACCAGTATTTGTTCCTATGTTTATGCAATTAGGATATACACCTGAATTTACTCAATTAGCTTATAGAATAGGAGACTCATCAACTAATATAATTTCTCCATTGATGTCTTACTTTGCAATGGCAGTTGCTTTTATGCAAAAATATAAAAAAGATGGTGGAATGGGAACTCTTATCTCTTTAATGCTTCCATATTCAATGTGTTTCTTAATTGGTTGGACAATGTTAATGATTGTTTGGTTCTTAATAGGATTACCAATAGGACCTGGAATAGGAATTCATATGTAA
- the polA gene encoding DNA polymerase I yields MKKRAVLLDVSAIMYRAYFANMNFRTKTEPTGAIYGFVNTLMSIIKEFSPTYIGAAFDVKRASLKRSEIYSEYKAQRESAPEDLITQIPRIEELLDCFNINRFKVEGYEADDILGTLAKNLSEEGIEVYVVTGDKDLAQILDENINIALLGKGEGGDKFKIISTDQDVIEYLGVPSNLIPDLFGLIGDSSDGIPGVRKIGPKKAIPMLEKYKSLEGIYENIDSLTEISGVGKALINNLKEDKEIAFMSRELATICQDLDLNFSLENLTYNLDKNKLLDLFKVLEFKALIKKLNLENSEINQDEIESNKSVKTLKDRSFKVIEKNADIEVLKKTMKNVKILSIFYSDYGIALSSEENDFYFPFIKKCESKIGANISLFEEPLTVEKSCDTSCEEIQKFFDDYKGKIITYNLKNFLNRGLDIKNCELDLMIAYHLLTSQTKENVELPIEQLTNVELDNYSDKFGKEKPENLSSDVYGKYLCQRTLGILECYDIIKEELKDRDLMKVLNDVEMPLIEILSAMEKKGIKIDPDYFSNYEIELGNLIEELQEKIYLEAGENFNINSPKQLAEILFFKLNLPPVKKTKTGLSTDEEVLEKLKNDGEKIAKYILEYRKLAKLKNTYVDAIPKLRDEKNRIHTTFNQIGTTTGRLSSSDPNLQNIPVKTDEGIKIRQGFIAEEGNVLMGIDYSQIELRVLAQLSGDKNLREAYQQNMDLHSLTARKIFELSDVENVSREQRIIAKTINFSIIYGKTAFGLAKELGINQREAAEYIERYFNQYPRVKDFEKEIIEFTEKNGYTETFFGRRRIIEGINSKNKNIRSQAERMAVNSVIQGTAAEIIKKVMIELYRYLKDKEGISLLLQVHDELIFEIEKDKVEMYKKDIEDIMKNSVKFEDVPLEINTNIGINWAETK; encoded by the coding sequence ATGAAAAAGAGAGCAGTACTTTTAGATGTAAGTGCTATAATGTATAGAGCGTATTTTGCAAATATGAATTTTAGAACAAAAACAGAACCAACAGGAGCTATATATGGTTTTGTAAATACTTTAATGAGTATAATAAAAGAATTTTCTCCCACTTATATAGGAGCAGCTTTTGATGTAAAAAGAGCCTCTTTAAAAAGAAGTGAGATATATAGTGAATATAAAGCTCAAAGAGAGTCAGCACCAGAGGATTTAATTACTCAAATTCCAAGAATTGAAGAACTTTTAGATTGTTTTAATATAAATAGATTTAAAGTAGAAGGATATGAAGCTGATGATATTTTAGGAACTTTAGCTAAAAATTTATCAGAAGAGGGAATAGAAGTTTATGTGGTAACTGGAGATAAAGATTTAGCACAAATCTTAGATGAAAATATAAATATCGCTCTTTTAGGAAAAGGAGAGGGTGGAGATAAATTTAAAATAATCTCAACAGATCAAGATGTAATTGAGTATTTAGGAGTACCTTCTAACTTGATTCCTGATCTTTTTGGTCTTATAGGTGATTCTAGTGATGGGATACCAGGAGTTAGAAAAATTGGTCCTAAAAAAGCTATTCCTATGTTAGAAAAATATAAGAGTTTAGAAGGAATTTATGAAAATATAGATTCACTTACTGAGATTTCAGGAGTAGGAAAAGCTTTAATAAATAACTTAAAAGAGGATAAAGAGATAGCTTTTATGAGTAGAGAGTTAGCTACTATATGTCAAGATCTTGACTTAAATTTCTCTTTAGAAAATTTAACATATAATTTAGATAAAAATAAACTTTTAGATTTATTTAAGGTTTTAGAATTTAAAGCTCTTATAAAAAAATTAAATCTTGAAAATAGTGAAATAAATCAAGATGAAATTGAATCAAATAAGAGTGTAAAAACTTTAAAAGATAGAAGTTTTAAAGTGATAGAGAAAAATGCTGATATAGAAGTTTTAAAGAAAACTATGAAAAATGTTAAAATTCTTAGTATTTTTTATAGTGATTATGGAATAGCTCTTAGTTCAGAAGAAAATGATTTCTATTTTCCATTTATAAAGAAATGTGAAAGTAAAATAGGAGCAAATATCTCTTTATTTGAAGAACCTTTAACAGTTGAAAAAAGTTGTGATACAAGTTGTGAGGAGATTCAGAAATTTTTCGATGATTATAAAGGGAAAATAATAACTTATAATTTAAAAAACTTCCTAAATAGAGGTTTAGATATAAAAAATTGTGAGTTAGATTTAATGATAGCTTATCACCTTTTAACTTCTCAAACTAAGGAAAATGTAGAGCTTCCAATAGAACAATTAACAAATGTAGAACTAGATAATTATAGTGATAAATTTGGAAAGGAAAAACCAGAAAATTTATCTTCAGATGTTTATGGAAAATATCTTTGTCAAAGAACATTAGGTATTTTAGAGTGTTATGATATTATAAAAGAGGAATTAAAAGATAGAGATTTAATGAAAGTATTGAATGATGTAGAGATGCCTTTAATAGAGATACTTTCAGCTATGGAGAAAAAGGGAATTAAAATTGATCCAGATTATTTTTCAAACTATGAGATAGAGTTAGGAAACTTAATTGAAGAGTTACAAGAAAAAATATATTTAGAAGCAGGAGAAAATTTTAATATAAACTCTCCTAAACAGTTAGCAGAGATATTATTTTTCAAATTGAATCTACCTCCAGTAAAGAAGACAAAAACAGGTCTTTCAACAGATGAAGAGGTTTTAGAAAAATTAAAAAATGATGGTGAGAAGATAGCTAAATATATATTAGAATATAGAAAATTAGCTAAATTAAAAAATACATATGTAGATGCTATTCCAAAATTAAGAGATGAAAAAAATAGAATACACACTACTTTTAATCAGATAGGAACAACTACTGGAAGACTTTCTTCATCTGATCCAAATTTACAAAATATTCCTGTAAAAACTGATGAAGGAATAAAAATAAGACAAGGTTTTATAGCTGAAGAGGGAAATGTTCTTATGGGAATAGATTATTCTCAAATAGAGTTAAGAGTATTAGCCCAACTTTCAGGAGATAAAAATTTAAGAGAAGCTTATCAACAAAATATGGATTTACATAGTCTTACAGCTAGAAAAATTTTTGAACTTTCAGATGTTGAAAATGTGTCAAGAGAACAAAGAATAATAGCAAAAACTATAAATTTCAGTATAATCTATGGAAAAACAGCTTTTGGTTTAGCTAAAGAATTAGGAATAAATCAAAGAGAAGCTGCAGAGTATATAGAGAGATATTTTAATCAATATCCTAGAGTAAAGGATTTTGAAAAAGAGATTATAGAATTTACAGAAAAAAATGGATATACAGAAACTTTCTTTGGTAGAAGAAGAATAATAGAGGGAATAAACTCTAAAAATAAAAATATAAGAAGTCAAGCAGAAAGAATGGCAGTAAATAGTGTAATTCAAGGTACTGCTGCTGAAATTATAAAAAAAGTGATGATTGAATTATATAGATATTTAAAAGATAAAGAGGGAATATCACTACTTTTACAAGTACATGATGAACTTATTTTTGAAATAGAGAAAGATAAAGTAGAAATGTATAAAAAAGATATAGAAGATATAATGAAAAATAGTGTAAAATTTGAAGATGTTCCACTAGAGATAAATACAAATATAGGAATAAACTGGGCTGAAACTAAATAG
- the whiA gene encoding DNA-binding protein WhiA, whose amino-acid sequence MSYTYNVKQEILDNDMITDIEKKSELAAIFLSKNAFYEDRIELRLENLPLAKRVYKFIKDVSSLKIEIRYSISKRLGEHNVYIIVVPRQKGYRDFIEQLKSFNEKLILASEEILKGFIRGIFLSCGYIKDPQKEYALDFFMDNEEAAERFYNILQAKDKKVFKTLKRNKPLVYLRNSEDIMDIMVLIGSIQSFFKYEEMTMIKDLKNKTIREMNWEVANETKTLNTGNNQIKMIKYIDKEMGLSSLSSVLEEIAYVRLKNPESSLQELAEIIGISKSGVRNRFRRIEEIYNNLIKNEIEE is encoded by the coding sequence ATGTCTTATACTTATAACGTAAAACAAGAGATATTAGATAATGATATGATAACAGACATAGAAAAAAAGTCTGAGTTAGCAGCAATTTTTTTAAGTAAAAATGCTTTTTATGAAGATAGAATAGAACTTAGATTAGAAAATTTACCTTTAGCTAAAAGAGTGTATAAGTTTATAAAAGATGTGAGCTCTTTAAAGATAGAGATAAGATATTCAATTTCTAAAAGATTGGGAGAACACAATGTGTATATTATTGTTGTTCCAAGACAAAAAGGATATAGAGATTTTATAGAGCAGTTAAAAAGTTTTAATGAGAAACTTATTTTAGCTAGTGAAGAGATTTTAAAGGGATTTATTAGGGGAATATTTCTATCTTGTGGATATATAAAAGATCCTCAAAAAGAGTATGCATTGGATTTCTTTATGGACAATGAAGAGGCTGCTGAGAGATTTTATAATATTCTTCAAGCTAAAGATAAAAAAGTTTTTAAAACTTTGAAAAGAAATAAACCTTTAGTTTATTTAAGAAATTCAGAAGATATTATGGATATAATGGTACTTATAGGATCAATTCAATCTTTTTTTAAGTATGAAGAGATGACTATGATAAAAGATTTAAAAAATAAAACTATTAGAGAGATGAATTGGGAAGTAGCCAATGAAACCAAAACTTTAAATACAGGAAATAATCAGATAAAAATGATAAAATATATTGATAAAGAGATGGGGTTGAGTTCTCTTAGTTCAGTATTAGAAGAGATAGCTTATGTGAGATTAAAAAATCCAGAGAGTTCTCTTCAAGAATTAGCAGAAATAATAGGAATTTCTAAGTCAGGTGTTAGAAATAGATTTAGAAGAATAGAAGAGATATATAATAACTTAATAAAAAATGAGATTGAGGAATAA
- a CDS encoding shikimate kinase, translating into MKDNIALIGFMGSGKSTIGKILAKYMDMKFIDIDKLIAAREKKSIPEIFAEKGEQYFRKLERDIVFEESLNNNIVIATGGGVIIDNENIKNLKETSFIVYLDCTIECIYERVKNNKSRPLLNVENMFEKIQELHQKRELLYKISSDFSIKIDKDSNMYDTAEKIKKAYIES; encoded by the coding sequence ATGAAGGATAATATTGCATTAATAGGTTTTATGGGAAGTGGTAAAAGTACAATTGGAAAGATACTTGCAAAATATATGGATATGAAATTTATTGATATAGATAAATTAATAGCTGCTAGAGAAAAAAAATCTATTCCCGAAATTTTCGCTGAAAAAGGTGAACAATATTTTAGAAAATTGGAAAGAGATATTGTTTTTGAGGAATCTCTCAACAATAATATTGTTATAGCTACTGGTGGGGGAGTCATTATAGATAACGAAAATATCAAAAATCTTAAAGAAACTTCATTTATTGTTTACCTTGATTGTACTATTGAGTGTATCTATGAAAGAGTGAAAAATAATAAATCTCGTCCCTTACTTAATGTTGAAAACATGTTTGAAAAAATTCAAGAACTTCATCAAAAAAGAGAGCTTTTATATAAAATTTCTAGTGATTTTAGTATAAAAATAGATAAAGATAGTAATATGTATGATACAGCAGAAAAAATAAAAAAAGCATATATAGAAAGTTAA